From Caretta caretta isolate rCarCar2 chromosome 3, rCarCar1.hap1, whole genome shotgun sequence, a single genomic window includes:
- the LOC125634916 gene encoding interleukin-17F-like: MLILVLQAKNSAYGKAVQTGFNIERGTDEKKSDDCPLQKDSRFPLSVKVDINISSTKHATKVGHDVNNRSMSPWDYSINEDPNRFPQVIAQAKCRHYSCVDSTGQEDYSMNSIPIQHEILVLQREQRGCQHTYRLEKQLVTVGCTCARPIIHYL, encoded by the exons ATGCTGATCCTGGTGCTCCAGGCTAAGAATTCAGCCTATGGAAAGGCAGTACAGACTGGATTCAACATAGAGAGAGGCACTGATGAGAAAAAGAGTGATGACTGCCCTCTCCAAAAAGATTCCAGATTCCCTCTTAGTGTGAAAGTTGACATAAACATCAGTAGCACAAAGCATGCTACCAAAGTGGGTCATGATGTCAATAACCGGTCTATGTCTCCCTGGGATTACAG CATTAATGAAGATCCCAACCGGTTCCCCCAAGTGATCGCTCAGGCCAAGTGCCGCCATTACAGCTGTGTGGACTCCACCGGACAGGAGGACTACAGCATGAACTCCATCCCCATCCAACATGAGATCCTTGTTCTCCAAAGGGAGCAGAGAGGCTGCCAGCACACCTACCGGCTGGAGAAACAGCTGGTCACTGTGGGCTGTACCTGTGCCAGGCCCATCATCCACTACCTGTAG